One region of Mangifera indica cultivar Alphonso chromosome 3, CATAS_Mindica_2.1, whole genome shotgun sequence genomic DNA includes:
- the LOC123211671 gene encoding heparanase-like protein 1 isoform X2, which produces MSLFAYLSCWRDYSDRFTMRIFLSFFFLFSLPAILAQEVTHPTILVDGTTTIATNDENFICATLDWWPHDKCDYNQCPWHYTSAINLDLSHPLLTKAIQAFKSLRIRIGGSLQDQVLYDVGDLKAPCHPFRKMTDGLFGFSKGCLHMDRWDELNHLFSSTGAIVTFGLNALYGRHQIKKGVWGGAWDPSNARDFMKYTLSKGYHIDSWEFGNELSGSGIGASVGAELYGKDLINLKNIIRILYRDSPFKPLLVAPGGFFDEMWYSKLLQVSGSGVVNTVTHHIYNLGAGVDPNLVSKILDPDHLSLISETFSNLKQTIEKNAPWASAWVGESGGAYNSGGRLVSNTFVNSFWYLDQLGMASKYNTKVYCRQTLIGGNYGLLNATTFVPNPDYYSALLWHRLMGKGVLAVATDAPPYLRVYAHCSKGRKGITVLLINLSNLTDYMVTVQNSMNMKLVVGAKNINRESSLMRSLKKTVSWVGSKSSEEPLFREEYHLAPKNGYLQSQTMLLNGIPLELTKYGGIPRLNPVHVRVNSPIYIAPLSIAFIVFPNFDAPACV; this is translated from the exons ATGAG TTTATTTGCATACTTGAGTTGCTGGCGAGATTACTCTGATAGATTTACCATGAGgattttcctttcctttttctttctgttttctcTCCCTGCAATTTTGGCTCAAGAAGTGACACATCCTACAATCTTAGTTGATGGTACTACAACAATTGCtacaaatgatgaaaattttatctgtGCTACTTTAGATTGGTGGCCTCATGACAAGTGTGACTACAATCAATGTCCATGGCATTATACTTCTGCAATAAATTTG GACTTATCTCATCCATTGCTAACCAAAGCTATCCAAG CTTTCAAGAGTTTGAGAATAAGAATTGGAGGTTCATTGCAAGACCAAGTGTTGTATGATGTTGGAGATTTGAAGGCTCCTTGCCATCCATTCAGAAAGATGACAGATGGACTGTTTGGGTTTTCAAAGGGATGTTTGCATATGGATAGGTGGGATGAGCTGAACCATCTATTTAGTTCAACAGG GGCCATTGTAACATTTGGCTTGAATGCATTGTATGGGAGGCATCAAATCAAGAAGGGTGTTTGGGGAGGAGCTTGGGATCCTAGCAACGCTCGCGATTTTATGAAATATACTCTTTCGAAGGGATACCATATTGACTCATGGGAATTTG GTAATGAGTTGAGTGGAAGTGGCATTGGTGCTAGTGTTGGTGCTGAACTATATGGGAAAGACCTGATCAACCTTAAGAATATTATCAGGATTTTATACAGAGATTCCCCCTTCAAACCATTGCTTGTGGCACCTGGAGGATTCTTTGATGAAATGTGGTACTCTAAGCTTCTCCAGGTCTCAGGTTCAGGTGTAGTCAATACTGTGACTCATCATATATACAATTTAGGTGCAG GTGTTGATCCCAATCTTGTAAGTAAGATACTGGACCCTGATCACTTAAGCCTAATATCAGAAACATTTAGCAATCTTAAACAAACTATAGAAAAGAATGCCCCTTGGGCTTCTGCATGGGTTGGAGAATCTGGCGGGGCCTATAACAGTGGTGGTCGTCTTGTGTCTAACACTTTTGTTAACAGCTTTTG GTACTTAGATCAGCTTGGAATGGCTTCCAAGTACAATACTAAAGTATATTGTAGGCAGACTTTAATTGGTGGGAACTACGGTCTACTAAATGCAACCACATTTGTCCCCAACCCTGATTATTACAG TGCCCTGCTATGGCATCGACTTATGGGAAAAGGTGTACTAGCTGTTGCTACTGATGCCCCTCCATATCTCCGAGTTTATGCCCACTGTTCAAAGGGGAGG AAGGGAATAACTGTTCTCCTGATCAATTTAAGCAATCTAACTGATTACATGGTCACTGTTCAAAATAGTATGAACATGAAACTGGTTGTGGGGGCTAAGAACATCAACAGGGAAAGTTCATTGATGCGAAGTCTTAAGAAAACAGTTTCGTGGGTTGGCAGCAAATCATCAGAAGAACCATTATTCAGAGAGGAGTACCATTTAGCTCCCAAAAATGGGTACCTCCAGAGCCAGACCATGCTTCTAAATGGAATCCCACTAGAGCTGACCAAATATGGGGGCATCCCAAGATTGAATCCAGTTCATGTTCGTGTAAATTCTCCAATTTACATTGCTCCTTTATCAATTGCATTCATAGTATTCCCAAACTTCGACGCTCCAGCTTGTGTATGA
- the LOC123211671 gene encoding heparanase-like protein 1 isoform X1, with translation MSLFAYLSCWRDYSDRFTMRIFLSFFFLFSLPAILAQEVTHPTILVDGTTTIATNDENFICATLDWWPHDKCDYNQCPWHYTSAINLHNGICFFQDLSHPLLTKAIQAFKSLRIRIGGSLQDQVLYDVGDLKAPCHPFRKMTDGLFGFSKGCLHMDRWDELNHLFSSTGAIVTFGLNALYGRHQIKKGVWGGAWDPSNARDFMKYTLSKGYHIDSWEFGNELSGSGIGASVGAELYGKDLINLKNIIRILYRDSPFKPLLVAPGGFFDEMWYSKLLQVSGSGVVNTVTHHIYNLGAGVDPNLVSKILDPDHLSLISETFSNLKQTIEKNAPWASAWVGESGGAYNSGGRLVSNTFVNSFWYLDQLGMASKYNTKVYCRQTLIGGNYGLLNATTFVPNPDYYSALLWHRLMGKGVLAVATDAPPYLRVYAHCSKGRKGITVLLINLSNLTDYMVTVQNSMNMKLVVGAKNINRESSLMRSLKKTVSWVGSKSSEEPLFREEYHLAPKNGYLQSQTMLLNGIPLELTKYGGIPRLNPVHVRVNSPIYIAPLSIAFIVFPNFDAPACV, from the exons ATGAG TTTATTTGCATACTTGAGTTGCTGGCGAGATTACTCTGATAGATTTACCATGAGgattttcctttcctttttctttctgttttctcTCCCTGCAATTTTGGCTCAAGAAGTGACACATCCTACAATCTTAGTTGATGGTACTACAACAATTGCtacaaatgatgaaaattttatctgtGCTACTTTAGATTGGTGGCCTCATGACAAGTGTGACTACAATCAATGTCCATGGCATTATACTTCTGCAATAAATTTG CACAATGGAATTTGTTTCTTTCAGGACTTATCTCATCCATTGCTAACCAAAGCTATCCAAG CTTTCAAGAGTTTGAGAATAAGAATTGGAGGTTCATTGCAAGACCAAGTGTTGTATGATGTTGGAGATTTGAAGGCTCCTTGCCATCCATTCAGAAAGATGACAGATGGACTGTTTGGGTTTTCAAAGGGATGTTTGCATATGGATAGGTGGGATGAGCTGAACCATCTATTTAGTTCAACAGG GGCCATTGTAACATTTGGCTTGAATGCATTGTATGGGAGGCATCAAATCAAGAAGGGTGTTTGGGGAGGAGCTTGGGATCCTAGCAACGCTCGCGATTTTATGAAATATACTCTTTCGAAGGGATACCATATTGACTCATGGGAATTTG GTAATGAGTTGAGTGGAAGTGGCATTGGTGCTAGTGTTGGTGCTGAACTATATGGGAAAGACCTGATCAACCTTAAGAATATTATCAGGATTTTATACAGAGATTCCCCCTTCAAACCATTGCTTGTGGCACCTGGAGGATTCTTTGATGAAATGTGGTACTCTAAGCTTCTCCAGGTCTCAGGTTCAGGTGTAGTCAATACTGTGACTCATCATATATACAATTTAGGTGCAG GTGTTGATCCCAATCTTGTAAGTAAGATACTGGACCCTGATCACTTAAGCCTAATATCAGAAACATTTAGCAATCTTAAACAAACTATAGAAAAGAATGCCCCTTGGGCTTCTGCATGGGTTGGAGAATCTGGCGGGGCCTATAACAGTGGTGGTCGTCTTGTGTCTAACACTTTTGTTAACAGCTTTTG GTACTTAGATCAGCTTGGAATGGCTTCCAAGTACAATACTAAAGTATATTGTAGGCAGACTTTAATTGGTGGGAACTACGGTCTACTAAATGCAACCACATTTGTCCCCAACCCTGATTATTACAG TGCCCTGCTATGGCATCGACTTATGGGAAAAGGTGTACTAGCTGTTGCTACTGATGCCCCTCCATATCTCCGAGTTTATGCCCACTGTTCAAAGGGGAGG AAGGGAATAACTGTTCTCCTGATCAATTTAAGCAATCTAACTGATTACATGGTCACTGTTCAAAATAGTATGAACATGAAACTGGTTGTGGGGGCTAAGAACATCAACAGGGAAAGTTCATTGATGCGAAGTCTTAAGAAAACAGTTTCGTGGGTTGGCAGCAAATCATCAGAAGAACCATTATTCAGAGAGGAGTACCATTTAGCTCCCAAAAATGGGTACCTCCAGAGCCAGACCATGCTTCTAAATGGAATCCCACTAGAGCTGACCAAATATGGGGGCATCCCAAGATTGAATCCAGTTCATGTTCGTGTAAATTCTCCAATTTACATTGCTCCTTTATCAATTGCATTCATAGTATTCCCAAACTTCGACGCTCCAGCTTGTGTATGA
- the LOC123211671 gene encoding heparanase-like protein 1 isoform X4, which translates to MRIFLSFFFLFSLPAILAQEVTHPTILVDGTTTIATNDENFICATLDWWPHDKCDYNQCPWHYTSAINLDLSHPLLTKAIQAFKSLRIRIGGSLQDQVLYDVGDLKAPCHPFRKMTDGLFGFSKGCLHMDRWDELNHLFSSTGAIVTFGLNALYGRHQIKKGVWGGAWDPSNARDFMKYTLSKGYHIDSWEFGNELSGSGIGASVGAELYGKDLINLKNIIRILYRDSPFKPLLVAPGGFFDEMWYSKLLQVSGSGVVNTVTHHIYNLGAGVDPNLVSKILDPDHLSLISETFSNLKQTIEKNAPWASAWVGESGGAYNSGGRLVSNTFVNSFWYLDQLGMASKYNTKVYCRQTLIGGNYGLLNATTFVPNPDYYSALLWHRLMGKGVLAVATDAPPYLRVYAHCSKGRKGITVLLINLSNLTDYMVTVQNSMNMKLVVGAKNINRESSLMRSLKKTVSWVGSKSSEEPLFREEYHLAPKNGYLQSQTMLLNGIPLELTKYGGIPRLNPVHVRVNSPIYIAPLSIAFIVFPNFDAPACV; encoded by the exons ATGAGgattttcctttcctttttctttctgttttctcTCCCTGCAATTTTGGCTCAAGAAGTGACACATCCTACAATCTTAGTTGATGGTACTACAACAATTGCtacaaatgatgaaaattttatctgtGCTACTTTAGATTGGTGGCCTCATGACAAGTGTGACTACAATCAATGTCCATGGCATTATACTTCTGCAATAAATTTG GACTTATCTCATCCATTGCTAACCAAAGCTATCCAAG CTTTCAAGAGTTTGAGAATAAGAATTGGAGGTTCATTGCAAGACCAAGTGTTGTATGATGTTGGAGATTTGAAGGCTCCTTGCCATCCATTCAGAAAGATGACAGATGGACTGTTTGGGTTTTCAAAGGGATGTTTGCATATGGATAGGTGGGATGAGCTGAACCATCTATTTAGTTCAACAGG GGCCATTGTAACATTTGGCTTGAATGCATTGTATGGGAGGCATCAAATCAAGAAGGGTGTTTGGGGAGGAGCTTGGGATCCTAGCAACGCTCGCGATTTTATGAAATATACTCTTTCGAAGGGATACCATATTGACTCATGGGAATTTG GTAATGAGTTGAGTGGAAGTGGCATTGGTGCTAGTGTTGGTGCTGAACTATATGGGAAAGACCTGATCAACCTTAAGAATATTATCAGGATTTTATACAGAGATTCCCCCTTCAAACCATTGCTTGTGGCACCTGGAGGATTCTTTGATGAAATGTGGTACTCTAAGCTTCTCCAGGTCTCAGGTTCAGGTGTAGTCAATACTGTGACTCATCATATATACAATTTAGGTGCAG GTGTTGATCCCAATCTTGTAAGTAAGATACTGGACCCTGATCACTTAAGCCTAATATCAGAAACATTTAGCAATCTTAAACAAACTATAGAAAAGAATGCCCCTTGGGCTTCTGCATGGGTTGGAGAATCTGGCGGGGCCTATAACAGTGGTGGTCGTCTTGTGTCTAACACTTTTGTTAACAGCTTTTG GTACTTAGATCAGCTTGGAATGGCTTCCAAGTACAATACTAAAGTATATTGTAGGCAGACTTTAATTGGTGGGAACTACGGTCTACTAAATGCAACCACATTTGTCCCCAACCCTGATTATTACAG TGCCCTGCTATGGCATCGACTTATGGGAAAAGGTGTACTAGCTGTTGCTACTGATGCCCCTCCATATCTCCGAGTTTATGCCCACTGTTCAAAGGGGAGG AAGGGAATAACTGTTCTCCTGATCAATTTAAGCAATCTAACTGATTACATGGTCACTGTTCAAAATAGTATGAACATGAAACTGGTTGTGGGGGCTAAGAACATCAACAGGGAAAGTTCATTGATGCGAAGTCTTAAGAAAACAGTTTCGTGGGTTGGCAGCAAATCATCAGAAGAACCATTATTCAGAGAGGAGTACCATTTAGCTCCCAAAAATGGGTACCTCCAGAGCCAGACCATGCTTCTAAATGGAATCCCACTAGAGCTGACCAAATATGGGGGCATCCCAAGATTGAATCCAGTTCATGTTCGTGTAAATTCTCCAATTTACATTGCTCCTTTATCAATTGCATTCATAGTATTCCCAAACTTCGACGCTCCAGCTTGTGTATGA
- the LOC123211671 gene encoding heparanase-like protein 1 isoform X3: protein MRIFLSFFFLFSLPAILAQEVTHPTILVDGTTTIATNDENFICATLDWWPHDKCDYNQCPWHYTSAINLHNGICFFQDLSHPLLTKAIQAFKSLRIRIGGSLQDQVLYDVGDLKAPCHPFRKMTDGLFGFSKGCLHMDRWDELNHLFSSTGAIVTFGLNALYGRHQIKKGVWGGAWDPSNARDFMKYTLSKGYHIDSWEFGNELSGSGIGASVGAELYGKDLINLKNIIRILYRDSPFKPLLVAPGGFFDEMWYSKLLQVSGSGVVNTVTHHIYNLGAGVDPNLVSKILDPDHLSLISETFSNLKQTIEKNAPWASAWVGESGGAYNSGGRLVSNTFVNSFWYLDQLGMASKYNTKVYCRQTLIGGNYGLLNATTFVPNPDYYSALLWHRLMGKGVLAVATDAPPYLRVYAHCSKGRKGITVLLINLSNLTDYMVTVQNSMNMKLVVGAKNINRESSLMRSLKKTVSWVGSKSSEEPLFREEYHLAPKNGYLQSQTMLLNGIPLELTKYGGIPRLNPVHVRVNSPIYIAPLSIAFIVFPNFDAPACV from the exons ATGAGgattttcctttcctttttctttctgttttctcTCCCTGCAATTTTGGCTCAAGAAGTGACACATCCTACAATCTTAGTTGATGGTACTACAACAATTGCtacaaatgatgaaaattttatctgtGCTACTTTAGATTGGTGGCCTCATGACAAGTGTGACTACAATCAATGTCCATGGCATTATACTTCTGCAATAAATTTG CACAATGGAATTTGTTTCTTTCAGGACTTATCTCATCCATTGCTAACCAAAGCTATCCAAG CTTTCAAGAGTTTGAGAATAAGAATTGGAGGTTCATTGCAAGACCAAGTGTTGTATGATGTTGGAGATTTGAAGGCTCCTTGCCATCCATTCAGAAAGATGACAGATGGACTGTTTGGGTTTTCAAAGGGATGTTTGCATATGGATAGGTGGGATGAGCTGAACCATCTATTTAGTTCAACAGG GGCCATTGTAACATTTGGCTTGAATGCATTGTATGGGAGGCATCAAATCAAGAAGGGTGTTTGGGGAGGAGCTTGGGATCCTAGCAACGCTCGCGATTTTATGAAATATACTCTTTCGAAGGGATACCATATTGACTCATGGGAATTTG GTAATGAGTTGAGTGGAAGTGGCATTGGTGCTAGTGTTGGTGCTGAACTATATGGGAAAGACCTGATCAACCTTAAGAATATTATCAGGATTTTATACAGAGATTCCCCCTTCAAACCATTGCTTGTGGCACCTGGAGGATTCTTTGATGAAATGTGGTACTCTAAGCTTCTCCAGGTCTCAGGTTCAGGTGTAGTCAATACTGTGACTCATCATATATACAATTTAGGTGCAG GTGTTGATCCCAATCTTGTAAGTAAGATACTGGACCCTGATCACTTAAGCCTAATATCAGAAACATTTAGCAATCTTAAACAAACTATAGAAAAGAATGCCCCTTGGGCTTCTGCATGGGTTGGAGAATCTGGCGGGGCCTATAACAGTGGTGGTCGTCTTGTGTCTAACACTTTTGTTAACAGCTTTTG GTACTTAGATCAGCTTGGAATGGCTTCCAAGTACAATACTAAAGTATATTGTAGGCAGACTTTAATTGGTGGGAACTACGGTCTACTAAATGCAACCACATTTGTCCCCAACCCTGATTATTACAG TGCCCTGCTATGGCATCGACTTATGGGAAAAGGTGTACTAGCTGTTGCTACTGATGCCCCTCCATATCTCCGAGTTTATGCCCACTGTTCAAAGGGGAGG AAGGGAATAACTGTTCTCCTGATCAATTTAAGCAATCTAACTGATTACATGGTCACTGTTCAAAATAGTATGAACATGAAACTGGTTGTGGGGGCTAAGAACATCAACAGGGAAAGTTCATTGATGCGAAGTCTTAAGAAAACAGTTTCGTGGGTTGGCAGCAAATCATCAGAAGAACCATTATTCAGAGAGGAGTACCATTTAGCTCCCAAAAATGGGTACCTCCAGAGCCAGACCATGCTTCTAAATGGAATCCCACTAGAGCTGACCAAATATGGGGGCATCCCAAGATTGAATCCAGTTCATGTTCGTGTAAATTCTCCAATTTACATTGCTCCTTTATCAATTGCATTCATAGTATTCCCAAACTTCGACGCTCCAGCTTGTGTATGA
- the LOC123211671 gene encoding heparanase-like protein 1 isoform X5: protein MSMALYFCNKFAFKSLRIRIGGSLQDQVLYDVGDLKAPCHPFRKMTDGLFGFSKGCLHMDRWDELNHLFSSTGAIVTFGLNALYGRHQIKKGVWGGAWDPSNARDFMKYTLSKGYHIDSWEFGNELSGSGIGASVGAELYGKDLINLKNIIRILYRDSPFKPLLVAPGGFFDEMWYSKLLQVSGSGVVNTVTHHIYNLGAGVDPNLVSKILDPDHLSLISETFSNLKQTIEKNAPWASAWVGESGGAYNSGGRLVSNTFVNSFWYLDQLGMASKYNTKVYCRQTLIGGNYGLLNATTFVPNPDYYSALLWHRLMGKGVLAVATDAPPYLRVYAHCSKGRKGITVLLINLSNLTDYMVTVQNSMNMKLVVGAKNINRESSLMRSLKKTVSWVGSKSSEEPLFREEYHLAPKNGYLQSQTMLLNGIPLELTKYGGIPRLNPVHVRVNSPIYIAPLSIAFIVFPNFDAPACV from the exons ATGTCCATGGCATTATACTTCTGCAATAAATTTG CTTTCAAGAGTTTGAGAATAAGAATTGGAGGTTCATTGCAAGACCAAGTGTTGTATGATGTTGGAGATTTGAAGGCTCCTTGCCATCCATTCAGAAAGATGACAGATGGACTGTTTGGGTTTTCAAAGGGATGTTTGCATATGGATAGGTGGGATGAGCTGAACCATCTATTTAGTTCAACAGG GGCCATTGTAACATTTGGCTTGAATGCATTGTATGGGAGGCATCAAATCAAGAAGGGTGTTTGGGGAGGAGCTTGGGATCCTAGCAACGCTCGCGATTTTATGAAATATACTCTTTCGAAGGGATACCATATTGACTCATGGGAATTTG GTAATGAGTTGAGTGGAAGTGGCATTGGTGCTAGTGTTGGTGCTGAACTATATGGGAAAGACCTGATCAACCTTAAGAATATTATCAGGATTTTATACAGAGATTCCCCCTTCAAACCATTGCTTGTGGCACCTGGAGGATTCTTTGATGAAATGTGGTACTCTAAGCTTCTCCAGGTCTCAGGTTCAGGTGTAGTCAATACTGTGACTCATCATATATACAATTTAGGTGCAG GTGTTGATCCCAATCTTGTAAGTAAGATACTGGACCCTGATCACTTAAGCCTAATATCAGAAACATTTAGCAATCTTAAACAAACTATAGAAAAGAATGCCCCTTGGGCTTCTGCATGGGTTGGAGAATCTGGCGGGGCCTATAACAGTGGTGGTCGTCTTGTGTCTAACACTTTTGTTAACAGCTTTTG GTACTTAGATCAGCTTGGAATGGCTTCCAAGTACAATACTAAAGTATATTGTAGGCAGACTTTAATTGGTGGGAACTACGGTCTACTAAATGCAACCACATTTGTCCCCAACCCTGATTATTACAG TGCCCTGCTATGGCATCGACTTATGGGAAAAGGTGTACTAGCTGTTGCTACTGATGCCCCTCCATATCTCCGAGTTTATGCCCACTGTTCAAAGGGGAGG AAGGGAATAACTGTTCTCCTGATCAATTTAAGCAATCTAACTGATTACATGGTCACTGTTCAAAATAGTATGAACATGAAACTGGTTGTGGGGGCTAAGAACATCAACAGGGAAAGTTCATTGATGCGAAGTCTTAAGAAAACAGTTTCGTGGGTTGGCAGCAAATCATCAGAAGAACCATTATTCAGAGAGGAGTACCATTTAGCTCCCAAAAATGGGTACCTCCAGAGCCAGACCATGCTTCTAAATGGAATCCCACTAGAGCTGACCAAATATGGGGGCATCCCAAGATTGAATCCAGTTCATGTTCGTGTAAATTCTCCAATTTACATTGCTCCTTTATCAATTGCATTCATAGTATTCCCAAACTTCGACGCTCCAGCTTGTGTATGA